A segment of the Pleurodeles waltl isolate 20211129_DDA unplaced genomic scaffold, aPleWal1.hap1.20221129 scaffold_210, whole genome shotgun sequence genome:
GTCTTATGAATGAAGCGTAGTGTGGTGCGCATTAGGTCCCGCTCTGACGGGGCCTGCAGCAGAGCGAGGGACGGTAGAGCAGAGCGCCCTTCCTAATAAAACGTCTATGTGAACAGGCTTTGTTGGGGATAAAGTGTCACTAAGCGCTGTAATGTAATAGCGTTTGACCCGCACGGACGGTCCCGCTATTGCTTTCCACGTTAGGGGAGAAGTGTGTAAAGTTTGCACGGGGCACGTTCCGTTCGTACTTAAAAACCAAGGGAGACGAGAGCGGCTACAAGTCGCCCCCGAGCAGGCGCTCCCTCTGCTGAAGCCGGACAAGATTACCGGGGGTTTAAAAGTAGCACAGACACCACACAGCCCCGGCTTGCGAGGTGCCGGTCGCTGCACAACCCGTCTGCCAAACAAAGCACTTTATCATATGAAAAGGAGGCGCTCTGCTTTCCGAGTGCCGGTATGAGTTAATGAGTACCGGTGCCTACCAACACCTTCCTTTCGCCCCCGCCTCCCCCCGTGTACAACACACGGATATGAACAGCTCCTACGTGACAAGGTGGTGGCTCTTAGAAGAGCCCTTGTGGTATATGTGGGGTCGGTTAGGGTCGGTCCTTAGGCCCTCTCGCCGCGGATACGACGGGCCAGCTGAATGTCCTTGGGCATGATGGTGACCCTCTTGGCGTGGATGGCGCACAAGTTGGTGTCCTCAAAGAGCCCGACCAGGTAGGCCTCGCTGGCCTCCTGCAGGGCCATGACGGCCGAGCTCTGGAAGCGCAGGTCGGTCTTGAAGTCCTGCGCGATCTCCCGCACCAGGCGCTGGAAGGGCAGCTTGCGGATGAGCAGCTCGGTGGACTTCTGGTAGCGGCGGATCTCGCGGAGAGCCACGGTCCCGGGCCTGTAGCGGTGAGGCTTCTTGACTCCTCCGGTGGCAGGCGCGCTCTTGCGGGCAGCCTTGGTGGCCAGCTGCTTGCGAGGCGCCTTCCCTCCGGTGGACTTGCGGGCGGTCTGCTTGGTGCGGGCCATGGCGAAGACGGAGCTTTCTCTGCGCGGCGTGCGAGAAGGAATGGGGCCTGCCTCGCACAGAGGCCTATTTATGCCCTGGGAGACGGAGGGCTGCTCTGATTGGTTGAAACCACGGGCCCAAGTTTGGAAATAGCAAGGATTGGTTACTCACTGAAGAGGCGGCTCGTGGCTGTCTGTAGCCAATGAAATGTGGTCAAAATGGAAAGCAGCCCCCCGATTGGTTGATGTACCCCGAGCCGAAAAAGCCCGCGTTTTGGGCAGGTCTTCTCCCCCTTGCCCCCCCGGCTAGCTgccgccccaccagtcaccccctcCCCGTCTCGGTCACCTGCGGGGGACAAGCCCACGGTGTTATAGCCCCTTTGGTCACCCTGGCACACGCCGTTACCTCCTACGGATTTAAGGCGCACACTCGTCTGCTTCAAGCAGACACTATTCCCAGTCCGCCTCGGACATAGTGTTTGCGGCTAAGCACACACGTAATCACCCGAATGTGTCATCCACCGAGGTCTAGTACCTCCCACACGTATAGTTAGCCTTAAAACTATCAAGGAGTTATAATAACCTCCGTGCGAGCATCCGCCCAAGATCACACGCGGCGCTCGAGCGCGGAGAGGCGCGCCGGGATTTCACGGTGCCGTTTATGGCTGGGGAGCGGGGCACGGCGTGCGCGGGGCTGGGGGGTGAACAGGCTCTCTTCTAGACCGGGTGGGTGGCTCTTAAAAGAGCCCTTGTGTTCGCAGTGTCTGGCAGGAGCCCTTACTTCTTCTTGGGCGCTGCCTTTTTGGGCTTGGCTGCTTTGGGTTTGGCCGCCTTGGGTTTCACCACCTTGGCGGGGCTTTTCTTGGCTGCCTTGGGCTTGGCCGCCTTTGCTTTCGCGGGACTCTTGGCAGCCTTCTTGGCCGGGGCAGCTTTGGGCTTCTTGGGGCTCTTGGCCGCCGCCGGCTTCTTGGCCTTCTTCGGGCTCTTCTTCACCCCCGCGGGGGCCTTCTTGGGCTTCTTGGCGGCCGGGGCGGCTTTCTTGGCCGCTGGTTTCTTGGCCGCTGGTTTCTTGGCCGCCTTCTTGCCCTCCAGCTGCTTCTTGTTCACCTTGAAGGAGCCGGAGGCGCCGGTGCCCTTCAGCTGGGCCAGGGCGCCCTTGCTGACCAGGCCCTTGAGGGCGGCCTTGACGCGGCTCTTGTTCTTGTCCACATCGTAGCCGTCGGCGCTCAGCACCTTCTTCAGCGCCGCCAGGGAGACCCCCTTCCTCTCGGCAGAGGCGGTGACCGCTTTCAGGATGAGCTCGGCGACGCTGGGTCCCGCGGGCTTCTTGGCCTTAGACGGCCCCGCCGCCTTCTTCGCCTTCTTCTTGGGGGCTACTTCAGCGGGAGGGGCCGCGGCAGCTGGAGCGGTTTCAGCCATGGTACAGAGAGTCGAGGCGCTAGCACAGATGAGAAATGTCCCTCCCGCCGGAGCTCCGCGCATATATAGGGAGGAGCCACCTCCTGATTGGTCCCCAGGAGGGGAGGCTGTTCGCGGCACACTCGGCTCTCTGCTCCGAGCTGGCTTTTGTGTTTCCTCTCATCAGATTATCTATGTTTTAAAACAGTAAACGTTAGAACTGGGCTTTCATTTATACATCAAAAGAAGCCCAACTTCATCCCTTTCCTATGCGTGCTCTCCTCTCGTTTCAGCGCGCTGCCACCGGCTTTTAGTCAGCTGGTAGACTCCACACTCCTCCGATGGCtgatgcctttgtgtcagaaaacttTGTCCACGAGCCCATTTTCACCTACACAGTCTTAACGTTTGTGGTCAGAAAAGATAGCATATCAATCGTAGCGTGCTTCTGTACCGAATGACTCGTGGGGCACCACAATGGGGTTCTTGGCACCCGTGAAACAACGTTTTATAAACTGCAGAAATAACACAAGCCTTCGTGTGCCCAGCGAGAGGGGAAACAGGAGCCAGGAGGATAGAAACGGGCCAAACTCACTGAATGCACACCGCTGATACAGTGAAGGTGCCTGCCTACCTTATTTAACCATGTAAACTATTATTTTGTTCACCTGCATACAAGggagaaaacctggaatcttacccgacttggagctccgtagccctgggtagaaggagtgatgtTGCCCCCTCGGAGCTGAAACacacataatgtgtaaaatagctgcctggaggttacaaatgagcccagggacattgcaggcccagtactgacattgtgagggtgcttgtgtaccttttggaatcatgtaaagtgttgttttttttccacttccatccagggggaaaacctggaatcttaccctacttggagctccgtagccctgggtagaaggagtgactttgcccccttggagctgaaacacccataatgtgtaaaatagctgcctggaaggttgcaaatggcccagggacattgcaggcccagtgctgacactgtgagggtgcttgtgtacagttttgaaggacgtaaagtgttcttttttctccacttccatccagggggaaaacctggaatcttaccctacttggagctccgtagccctgggtagaaggagtgactttgcccccttggagcctaatgtcgaaaacagctgcctggaggttgcaaatgggccagggacactgcaggcccagtgctgacactgtgagggtgcttgtgtacctctttgaagcacgtaaagtgttctttttttcccacttccatccagggggaaaacctggaatcttaccctgcttggagctccgcagccctgggtagaaggagtgactttgcccccttggagctgaaactctcataatgtgtaaaatagcagcctggaaggtcgcaaatgggccagcgacattgcaggctcagtgctggcactgtgagggtgcttgtgtgcggttttaaagcacgtaaagtgttcttttttttttccacttccattcaaggggaaaacctggaatctaaccctacttggagctccgtagccctgggtagaaggagtgactttgcccccttggagctgaaacactcataatgtgtaaaatagcagcctggaaggttgcaaatgggccagggacattgcaggctcactgctggcactgtgagggtgcttgtgtacagtttaaaagcacgtaaagtgttcttttttctccacttccatccagggggaaaacctggaatcttaccctacttggagctccgtagccctgggtagaagtagtgactttgcccccttggagcctaatgtcgaaaacagctgcctggaggttgcaaatgggccagggacattgcaggcccagtgctgacactgtgagggtgcttgtgtacctctttgaagcacgtaaagtgttcttttttttccacttccatccagggggaaaacctggaatcttaccctacttggagctccgtagccctgggtagaagtagtgactttgcccccttggagcctaatgtcgaaaacagctgcctggaggttgcaaatgggccagggacattgcaggcccagtgcttgcactgtgagggtgcttgtgtgcggttttaaagcacgtaaagtgttcttttttttttttccacttccatccagggggaaaacctggaatcttaccctacttggagctccgtagccctgggtagaaggagtgacttttcccccttggagcctaatgtcgaaaacagctgcctggaggttgcaaatgggccagggacattgcaggcccagtgctgacactgtgagggtgcttgtgtacagttttgaagcacgtaaagtgttcttttatttttccacttccatccaggggtaaaacctggaatcttaccctacttggagcaccgcagccctgggtagaaggagtgactttgcccccttggagctgaaacactcataatgtgtaaattagctgcctggaaggttacaaatggaccagggacattgcaggcccagtgctgacactgtgagggtgcttgtgtacagttttgaagcacgtaacaagttcttttttctccacttccatccagggggaaaacctggaatctaaccctacttggagctccgtagccctgggtagaaggagtgaccttgcccccttggagctgaaacactcataatgtgtaaaatagctgcctggaaggttgcaaatggcccagggacattgcaggcccagtgctgacactgtgagggtgcttgtgtacagttttgaagcacgtaacatgttcttttttttccacttccatcaagggggaaaacctggaatcttaccctacttggagctccgcagccctgggtagaaggagtgacttttcccccttggagctgaaacacccataatgtgtaaaatagctgcctggaaggttgcaaatggcccagggacattgcaggcccagtgctgacactgtgatggtgcttgtgtacagttttgaagcacgaaaaatgatatttttttccacttccatctagggggaaaacctggaatcttaccctacttggagctccgtagccctgggtagaaggagtgacttttcccccttggagcctaatgtcgaaaacagctgcctggaggttgcaaatgggccagggacattgcaggcccagtgcttgcactgtgagggtgcttgtgtgcggttttaaagcacgtaaagtgttctttttttttcccacttccatccagggggaaaacctggaatcttaccctacttggatctccgtagccctgggtagaaggagtgactttgcccccttggagcctaatgtcgaaaacagctgcctggaggttgcaaatgggccagggacattgcaggcccagtgctgacactgtgagggtgcttgtgtacagttttgaagcacgtaaagtgttcttttttttccacttccatccagggggaaaacctggaatctaaccctacttggagctccgtagccctgggtagaaggagtgactttgcccccttggagctgaaacacccataatgtgtaaaatagcagcctggaaggttgcaaatgggccagggacattgcaggctcactgctggcactgtgagggtgcttgtgtacagtttaaaagcacgtaaagtgttcttttttctccacttccatccagggggaaaacctggaatcttaccctacttggagctccgtagccctgggtagaaggagtgactttgcccccttggagctgaaacactcataatgtgtaaaatagcagcctggaaggttgcaaatgggcaagggacattgcaggctcagtgctggcactgtgagggtgctagtgtacagttttgaagcacgtaaagtgttcttttttttcccacttccatccagggggaaaacctggaatcttaccctacttggagctccgtagccctgggtagaaggagtgactttgcccccttggagcctaatgtcgaaaacagctgcctggaggttgcaaatggcccagggacattgcaggcccagtgctgacgctgtgagggtgcttgtgtaccgttttgaagcacgtaaagtgttctttttactccacttccatccagggggaaaacctggaatcttaccctacttggagctccgtagccctgggtagaaggagtgactttgcccccttggagcctaatgtcgaaaacagctgcctggaggttgcaaatgggccagggacattgcaggcccagtgctgacgctgtgagggtgcttgtgtaccgttttgaagcacgtaaagtgttctttttactccacttccatccagggggaaaacctggaatcttaccctacttggagctccgtagccctgggtagaaggagtgactttgcccccttggagcctaatgtcgaaaacagctgcctggagcttgcaaatgggccagggacattgcaggcccagtgctgacgctgtgagggtgcttgtgtaacattttgaagcacgtaaagtgttctttttttttccacttccatccagggggaaaacctggaatattaccctacttggagctccgtagccctgggtagaaggagtgactttgcccccttggagctgaaacacccataatgtgtaaaatagctgcctggaaggtagcaaatggcccagggacattgcaggcccagtgctgacactgtgagggtgcttgtgtacagttttgaagcacgtaaagtgttcttttttctccacttccatccagggggaaaacttggaatcttaccctacttggagctccgtagccctgggtagaaggagtgactttgcccccttggagctgaaacactcataatgtgtaaaatagcagcctggaaggtcgcaaatgggccagggacattgcaggctcagtgctggcactgtgagggtgcttgtgtgcggttttaaagcacgtaaagtgttctttttttcccacttccatccaggggggaaacctggaatcttaccctacttggagctccgtagccctgggtagaaggagtgactttgtccccttggagctgaaacactcataatgtgtaaaatagcagcctggaaggttacaaatgggccagggacattgcaggcccagtgctgacactgtgagggtgcttgtgtacagttttgaagcacgtaaagtgttcttttttttccacttccatccagggggaaaacctggaatcttaccctacttggagctccgtagccctgggtagaaggagtgactttgcccccttggagcctaatgtcgaaaacagctgcctggaggttgcaaatgggccagggacattgcaggcccagtgctgacgctgtgagggtgcttgtgtacagttttgaagcacgtaaagtgttcttttttctccacttccatccagggggaaaacctggaatcttaccctacttggagctccgtagccctgggtagaaggagtgactttgcccccttggagctgaaacacccataatgtgtaaaatagctgcctggaaggtagcaaatggcccagggacattgcaggcccagtgctgacactgtgagggtgcttgtgtacagttttgaagcacgtaaagtgttcttttttctccacttccatccagggggaaaacctggaatcttaccctacttggagctccgtagccctgggtagaaggagtgactttgcccccttggagcctaatgtcgaaaacagctgcctggaggttgcaaatgggccagggacattgcaggcccagtgctgacactgtgagggtgcttgtgtaccgttttgaagcacgtaaagtgttcttttttttccacttccatccagggggaaaacctggaatcttaccctacttggagctccgtagccctgggtagaaggagtgactttgcctccttggagcctaatgtcgaaaacagctgcctggaggttgcaaatgggccagggacattgcaggcccagtgctggcactgagagggtgcttgtgtacagttttgaagcacgtaaagtgtttttttttttccacttccatccagggggaaaacctggaatcttaccctacttggagctccgcagccctgggtagaaggagtgactttgcccccttggagctgaaacacccataatgtgtaaaatagctgcctggaaggttgcaaatggcccagggacattgcaggcccagcgctgacactgtgagggtgcttgtgtaacattttgaagcacgtaaagtgttctttttttttccacttccatccagggggaaaacctggaatattaccctacttggagctccgtagccctgggtagaaggagtgactttgcccccttggagcctaatgtcgaaaacagctgcctggagcttgcaaatgggccagggacattgcaagcccagtgctgacactgtgagggtgcttgtgtaccgttttgaagcacgtaaagtgttcttttttttccacttccatccagggggaaaacctggaatcttaccctacttggagctccgtagccctgggtagaaggagtgacttttccctcttggagctgaaacacccataatgtgtaaaatagctgcctggaaggttgcaaatggcccagggacattgcaggcccagtgctgacactgtgatggtgcttgtgtacagttttgaagcacgaaaaatgatctttttttccacttccatctagggggaaaacctggaatcttaccctacttggagctccgtagccctgggtagaaggagtgacttttcccccttggagcctaatgtcgaaaacagctgcctggaggttgcaaatgggccagggacattgcaggcccagtgctgacactgtgagggtgcttgtgtaccgttttgaagcacgtaaagtgttcttttttttccacttccatccagggggaaaaactggaatcttaccctacttggagctccgtagccctgggtagaaggagtgactttgcccccttggagctgaaacactcataatgtgtaaaatagctgcctggaagggtgcaaatggcccagggacattgcaggcccagtgatgacactgtgagggtgcttgtgtacagtttaaaagcacgtaaagtgttcttttttttccacttccatccagggggaaaaactggaatcttaccctacttggagctccgtagccctgggtagaaggagtgactttgtccccttggagctgaaacactcataatgtgtaaaatagcagcctggaaggttacaaatgggccagggacattgcaggcccagtgctgacactgtgagggtgcttgtgtacagttttgaagcacgtaaagtgttattttttttccacttccatccagggggaaaacctggaatcttaccctacttggagctccgtagccctgggtagaaggagtgactttgcccccttggagcctaatgtcgaaaacagctgcctggagcttgcaaatgggccagggacattgcaggcccagtgctgacgctgtgagggtgcttgtgtaccgttttgaagcacgtaaagtgttctttttttccaacttccatccagggggaaatcctggaatcttaccctacttggagctccgtagccctgggtagaaggagtgactttgcccccttggagctgaaacacccataatgtgtaaaatagctgcctggaaggttgcaaatggcccagggacattgcaggcccagcgctgacactgtgagggtgcttgtgtaacattttgaagcacgtaaagtgttctttttttttccacttccatccagggggaaaacctggaatattaccctacttggagctccgtagccctgggtagaaggagtgactttgcccccttggagcctaatgtcgaaaacagctgcctggaggttgcaaatgggccagggacattgcaggcccagtgcttgcactgtgagggtgcttgtgtgcggttttaaagcacgtaaagtgttcttttttttccccacttccatccagggggaaaacctggaatcttaccctacttggagctccgtagccctgggtagaaggagtgacttttcccccttggagcctaatgtcgaaaacagctgcctggagcttgcaaatgggccagggacattgcaggcccagtgctgacactgtgagggtgcttgtgtaccgttttgaagcacgtaaagtgttcttttttttccacttccatccagggggaaaacctggaatcttaccctacttggagctccgtagccctgggtagaaggagtgacttttccctcttggagctgaaacacccataatgtgtaaaatagctgcctggaaggttgcaaatggcccagggacattgcaggcccagtgctgacactgtgatggtgcttgtgtacagttttgaagcacgaaaaatgatctttttttccacttccatctagggggaaaacctggaatcttaccctacttggagctccgtagccctgggtagaaggagtgacttttcccccttggagcctaatgtcgaaaacagctgcctggaggttgcaaatgggccagggacattgcaggcccagtgctgacactgtgagggtgcttgtgtacagttttgaagcacgtaaagtgttcttttttctccacttccatccagggggaaaacctggaatcttaccctacttggagctccgtagccctgggtagaaggagtgactttgccccctgggagctgaaacacccataatgtgtaaaatagctgcctggaaggttgcaaatgggccagggacattgcaggctcactgctggcactgtgagggtgcttgtgtgcggttttaaagcacttaggcccgtatttatactttttttagcgccgcatttgcgtcgttttttgacgcaaaaacggcgcaaacttgcaaaataccattgtattttgtaggtttgcgccgttagccgtcaaaaagcggcgcaaatgcggcgctaaaaaaagtata
Coding sequences within it:
- the LOC138274927 gene encoding histone H1-like, with the protein product MRGAPAGGTFLICASASTLCTMAETAPAAAAPPAEVAPKKKAKKAAGPSKAKKPAGPSVAELILKAVTASAERKGVSLAALKKVLSADGYDVDKNKSRVKAALKGLVSKGALAQLKGTGASGSFKVNKKQLEGKKAAKKPAAKKPAAKKAAPAAKKPKKAPAGVKKSPKKAKKPAAAKSPKKPKAAPAKKAAKSPAKAKAAKPKAAKKSPAKVVKPKAAKPKAAKPKKAAPKKK
- the LOC138274928 gene encoding histone H3 — its product is MARTKQTARKSTGGKAPRKQLATKAARKSAPATGGVKKPHRYRPGTVALREIRRYQKSTELLIRKLPFQRLVREIAQDFKTDLRFQSSAVMALQEASEAYLVGLFEDTNLCAIHAKRVTIMPKDIQLARRIRGERA